One genomic region from Mauremys reevesii isolate NIE-2019 linkage group 7, ASM1616193v1, whole genome shotgun sequence encodes:
- the ZNF511 gene encoding zinc finger protein 511 isoform X1, whose amino-acid sequence MLLPPELSVSLRVERPVLPVRLRTPPRAPFCFSPSRLRFHRQHEFFEDGDIHRHLYLQDILTNVTEVTERSKVSEFCCHIVGCCQVFDTLEGYEHHYNTLHRNMCSFCKRSFPSVHLLDTHILEWHDSLFQIMAEKQNMYQCLVEGCVEKFKSSKDRKDHLVKVHLYPSDFRFDKPKKAKSSTKHSKPPSKLDVSMPMDVNVETFEQSQVDSMEICPSESVENPTQPVSGPISSLQEKKLYKSRIPSTICFGQGASRGFKSMKKKV is encoded by the exons ATGCTGCTGCCGCCGGAGCTCAGCGTCTCGCTGCGTGTGGAGCGGCCCGTGTTGCCCGTCCGGCTCCGCACGCCGCCTCGGGCCCCGTTCTGCTTCTCCCCCAGCCGCCTCCGCTTCCATCGCCAGCACGAGTTCTTTGAG GATGGAGACATTCATAGACACTTGTATCTCCAAGATATCCTAACAAATGTTACCGAAGTTACCGAAAGATCCAA GGTGTCAGAATTCTGTTGTCATATTGTTGGGTGCTGCCAGGTCTTTGATACCTTAGAGGGTTACGAACATCACTACAACACACTGCACAGGAACATGTGCTCTTTCTGCAAACGCTCTTTCCCCTCTGTGCATCTGTTGGATACTCACATCCTGGAGTGGCATGACTCTCTCTTCCAGATAATGGCAGAGAAGCAAAATATG TATCAGTGTTTGGTAGAAGGCTGTGTGGAGAAGTTCAAGAGCAGCAAAGACCGAAAAGATCACTTAGTCAAAGTACATCTTTATCCTTCTGATTTTCGATTTGATAAACCAAAAAAAGCTAAAAG CAGCACCAAGCACAGTAAGCCTCCCTCTAAGCTGGATGTGAGCATGCCAATGGATGTGAATGTGGAGACTTTCGAGCAGTCGCAAGTGGATTCCATGGAAATCTGTCCAAGTGAGAGCGTGGAGAATCCCACCCAGCCTGTGAGTGGCCCAATTTCATCACTGCAGGAGAAAAAGCTCTATAAATCCAG
- the ZNF511 gene encoding zinc finger protein 511 isoform X2, which produces MLLPPELSVSLRVERPVLPVRLRTPPRAPFCFSPSRLRFHRQHEFFEDGDIHRHLYLQDILTNVTEVTERSKVSEFCCHIVGCCQVFDTLEGYEHHYNTLHRNMCSFCKRSFPSVHLLDTHILEWHDSLFQIMAEKQNMYQCLVEGCVEKFKSSKDRKDHLVKVHLYPSDFRFDKPKKAKSTKHSKPPSKLDVSMPMDVNVETFEQSQVDSMEICPSESVENPTQPVSGPISSLQEKKLYKSRIPSTICFGQGASRGFKSMKKKV; this is translated from the exons ATGCTGCTGCCGCCGGAGCTCAGCGTCTCGCTGCGTGTGGAGCGGCCCGTGTTGCCCGTCCGGCTCCGCACGCCGCCTCGGGCCCCGTTCTGCTTCTCCCCCAGCCGCCTCCGCTTCCATCGCCAGCACGAGTTCTTTGAG GATGGAGACATTCATAGACACTTGTATCTCCAAGATATCCTAACAAATGTTACCGAAGTTACCGAAAGATCCAA GGTGTCAGAATTCTGTTGTCATATTGTTGGGTGCTGCCAGGTCTTTGATACCTTAGAGGGTTACGAACATCACTACAACACACTGCACAGGAACATGTGCTCTTTCTGCAAACGCTCTTTCCCCTCTGTGCATCTGTTGGATACTCACATCCTGGAGTGGCATGACTCTCTCTTCCAGATAATGGCAGAGAAGCAAAATATG TATCAGTGTTTGGTAGAAGGCTGTGTGGAGAAGTTCAAGAGCAGCAAAGACCGAAAAGATCACTTAGTCAAAGTACATCTTTATCCTTCTGATTTTCGATTTGATAAACCAAAAAAAGCTAAAAG CACCAAGCACAGTAAGCCTCCCTCTAAGCTGGATGTGAGCATGCCAATGGATGTGAATGTGGAGACTTTCGAGCAGTCGCAAGTGGATTCCATGGAAATCTGTCCAAGTGAGAGCGTGGAGAATCCCACCCAGCCTGTGAGTGGCCCAATTTCATCACTGCAGGAGAAAAAGCTCTATAAATCCAG
- the ZNF511 gene encoding zinc finger protein 511 isoform X3, with amino-acid sequence MLLPPELSVSLRVERPVLPVRLRTPPRAPFCFSPSRLRFHRQHEFFEDGDIHRHLYLQDILTNVTEVTERSKVSEFCCHIVGCCQVFDTLEGYEHHYNTLHRNMCSFCKRSFPSVHLLDTHILEWHDSLFQIMAEKQNMYQCLVEGCVEKFKSSKDRKDHLVKVHLYPSDFRFDKPKKAKSSTKHSKPPSKLDVSMPMDVNVETFEQSQVDSMEICPSESVENPTQPNPINYLLRAGRQPRI; translated from the exons ATGCTGCTGCCGCCGGAGCTCAGCGTCTCGCTGCGTGTGGAGCGGCCCGTGTTGCCCGTCCGGCTCCGCACGCCGCCTCGGGCCCCGTTCTGCTTCTCCCCCAGCCGCCTCCGCTTCCATCGCCAGCACGAGTTCTTTGAG GATGGAGACATTCATAGACACTTGTATCTCCAAGATATCCTAACAAATGTTACCGAAGTTACCGAAAGATCCAA GGTGTCAGAATTCTGTTGTCATATTGTTGGGTGCTGCCAGGTCTTTGATACCTTAGAGGGTTACGAACATCACTACAACACACTGCACAGGAACATGTGCTCTTTCTGCAAACGCTCTTTCCCCTCTGTGCATCTGTTGGATACTCACATCCTGGAGTGGCATGACTCTCTCTTCCAGATAATGGCAGAGAAGCAAAATATG TATCAGTGTTTGGTAGAAGGCTGTGTGGAGAAGTTCAAGAGCAGCAAAGACCGAAAAGATCACTTAGTCAAAGTACATCTTTATCCTTCTGATTTTCGATTTGATAAACCAAAAAAAGCTAAAAG CAGCACCAAGCACAGTAAGCCTCCCTCTAAGCTGGATGTGAGCATGCCAATGGATGTGAATGTGGAGACTTTCGAGCAGTCGCAAGTGGATTCCATGGAAATCTGTCCAAGTGAGAGCGTGGAGAATCCCACCCAGCCT